From the genome of Dickeya aquatica, one region includes:
- a CDS encoding phage portal protein, which translates to MKRKNKSGTHQAANASQPDMASALKSDPGLSAFTFDGPYPVMDGHDLLDNMYCADNGRYYDTPVDWYGLARAFGSASWHQSALYFKRNALTGCFIPHPLLSRQAFSAFVLDWFVFGNGYLERRVNRLGGVLALRHVPAKYTRRGSDLNTYWFIRQWKDEYTFDTDSVCHVINPDIHQEIYGMPEYMGALLSASLSHSADMFRKLYYDNGSHAGCIIYIGASQVDNESMESVKKTLKEARGKGAFKNLLLHAPGGGEKGVQIIPFSQISAKDEFLNIKSVTRDDILAAHRVPPQLMGAMPEGNGSFGDVEKAARVFAINELMPVMEALKHVNDWLGMEVIRFNPYALLKAE; encoded by the coding sequence ATGAAAAGAAAAAACAAATCCGGCACACATCAGGCGGCTAACGCCAGTCAGCCGGATATGGCCTCGGCCCTGAAAAGCGATCCGGGGCTGAGTGCGTTTACCTTTGACGGCCCCTATCCGGTCATGGACGGCCATGACCTGCTGGATAACATGTATTGCGCCGACAATGGCCGTTATTACGATACCCCGGTGGACTGGTATGGGCTGGCTCGCGCATTTGGCAGCGCGTCATGGCACCAGTCGGCGCTGTACTTCAAACGCAATGCGCTGACCGGGTGCTTTATCCCGCACCCGTTATTGTCGCGTCAGGCGTTCTCTGCCTTCGTGCTCGACTGGTTTGTTTTCGGCAACGGTTATCTTGAACGACGGGTCAACCGATTGGGCGGCGTGCTTGCCCTGCGCCACGTTCCGGCCAAGTACACCCGGCGCGGCAGCGACCTGAATACCTATTGGTTTATCCGCCAGTGGAAAGATGAATACACGTTTGATACCGACAGCGTGTGCCACGTCATCAACCCGGATATTCATCAGGAGATCTACGGTATGCCGGAGTACATGGGCGCGCTGCTGTCGGCCAGCCTGTCACACTCCGCCGATATGTTCCGCAAACTCTACTATGACAACGGTTCGCACGCCGGGTGCATTATCTACATCGGTGCATCCCAGGTGGATAACGAGAGTATGGAGAGCGTGAAGAAAACGCTCAAGGAAGCACGCGGCAAAGGCGCGTTTAAAAACCTGCTGTTACATGCGCCGGGCGGCGGTGAAAAAGGGGTGCAGATTATTCCCTTCAGCCAGATATCCGCCAAGGACGAATTCCTGAATATCAAATCGGTGACGCGTGACGACATCCTCGCGGCGCACCGTGTACCGCCGCAACTGATGGGGGCCATGCCGGAAGGCAACGGTTCTTTTGGCGATGTGGAGAAGGCCGCGCGGGTGTTCGCCATCAACGAATTAATGCCGGTAATGGAAGCGCTGAAGCATGTGAATGACTGGCTTGGTATGGAGGTGATCCGCTTCAACCCTTACGCCCTGCTGAAAGCCGAGTGA
- a CDS encoding helix-turn-helix domain-containing protein gives MSKLQYINDVNGNPQFVVLPIDVYESLLSNDDSGYESIPYAADEHDDETVPNEVVNIMFRDDISLLAAWRVYRGLSQYDVAERLGTTQSAVSQWEAKDSRPQKKTRQKLAELYGCRPEQMIL, from the coding sequence ATGTCAAAACTACAATATATCAACGATGTAAACGGCAATCCGCAATTCGTTGTGTTGCCGATAGATGTGTACGAAAGCCTGCTCTCCAATGATGATAGCGGGTATGAATCCATTCCCTATGCCGCCGACGAGCATGATGATGAAACCGTGCCAAATGAGGTGGTCAACATTATGTTTCGTGACGATATCAGCCTGTTGGCCGCATGGCGTGTTTACCGTGGACTATCTCAGTACGATGTCGCGGAACGGCTGGGGACGACGCAATCAGCGGTGTCTCAGTGGGAGGCGAAAGATTCTCGACCACAGAAGAAAACCCGCCAAAAACTGGCTGAACTGTATGGATGTCGTCCTGAACAGATGATTTTGTAA
- a CDS encoding type II toxin-antitoxin system RelE family toxin, giving the protein MVRVIWSKKALKQRLTIDKRYQTAISEKVTELENFPAVRLDIVPLKGKEGAFRLRVGDYRIIFQITKGEPVICEIKEVKRRTSTTY; this is encoded by the coding sequence ATGGTAAGGGTGATCTGGTCAAAGAAAGCACTGAAACAACGTCTGACTATCGACAAACGGTATCAGACCGCCATAAGTGAAAAGGTGACTGAGCTGGAAAATTTCCCTGCTGTCAGGCTGGATATTGTCCCATTGAAGGGGAAAGAAGGTGCGTTCAGGCTGAGGGTTGGCGACTATCGGATCATTTTCCAAATTACCAAAGGCGAACCGGTGATCTGCGAAATCAAAGAGGTTAAACGCAGAACGTCAACAACCTACTAA